In the Fuerstiella sp. genome, TGAGAGTTTGCTGCTGTGTCGATTCAGCCTGACGATGTGATGTGTTTCTGTTTTCATGTGACACACCGTAAGGTGATGAATCACGTACGCATTCATCGACCTGGTGTGGCGAGCCAGCTCAGTGAGTGTGGTGGCGCAGGGACGGGGTGCGGTTGGTGTGTTCCCTTTCTCCGCCAACATTTCGAAGCCTCTCAGAGAGATGCCACACCTGATATTTCGGTTTCCGAGGAAGAAAGT is a window encoding:
- a CDS encoding (2Fe-2S)-binding protein — its product is MNHVRIHRPGVASQLSECGGAGTGCGWCVPFLRQHFEASQRDATPDISVSEEESAARRQQYLAEKRESRRRRSPD